The genomic segment TGTGTCTGTAATACTATTCATTGCTGGAATTTGACTTGTGTTATATCCTACAGGTAACAATAATTACAACTTTTGGTTGTCATGTTCAGTGGTTGTGTGTCACAGCCTAAGCAGGATTTTCACGGTTTACACACCAGGGGGCATCACAGCTCACAAACAGGACATGTTTAGTGTTTATCTCATGATAGTTAATCAAGAAGAAGTTTTGCTCATAACTATTAGAAGATGTTTGACTTTATTGACTGTACGTAACAGTAAACTATTACATTTCATTATAGAAGTATTAAACatgcaacagaaaaagacacagagactcagtgtctctgagtttaacagcccGGCCCATCTGGCACATCCTGACCGGAAATGCCTGTGGGTTGAGAGAAGTTGTTGACTCTGATTCGGGAGTTATCCTGAAATACCAAGTATCATTTGAGGACAAATTCTGGAAATTAAAGAGCATGAGATAGACCTCACATGAGTGAAATACACCAAatgtttttcagtataaaaaacaactaatagGAAGGACTCTGTATTCTGAACAAAATATTGTTTGTACCTTGTCAATTATTATCTTTTCATTAAATCCTGGCTGTGTTTCGAGGACTCATTGTGTCGTCCATTGTTTTCtcaatgttttcttcaatattggGCTACAATAGCAGCACCTACCCATTatgctgtttttcatgtttctatTAAGGGGCACATGTTCACATTACATGGGTCACTGAAATGTCATGTGGCTGATAAAAGCTCTTTACCAGCTATAAACCTGTTAATGAGTGCCTGCACATATGTCACAGGTTTGAACTTTGAAACAAACACCTACCCTCTCTGCATTTGTTAGAAACTATGTGCTTTCACTGAAAATGTGGGTCAGGATATGTGAGTGACGCTGATTGGTCTCCATCATCACAGCAAGACCTTTTCATTGGTCACTTTTGAGCGTCTAAGGGGCTGAACTCTGTACAACTGTAAAAGTAGAACAGCCCAGAAACAGAAGGAAACTTTTCCTCTTGAGCAGCAACGTTTCAAGTTCTTCATACAGTAAGAATtatttgttaactttttttttaaatatttacttacttatggTTATAAGACATATTTAAAGATGCAAAATGCATAGTATTGTGCATTACACTTTCCTGTTCATGACTTCTAAAGTTACATCTGATTAATTTTCGGTAGAAacttttagattagattcaactttattaatcccacagcggggaaatttctttgttacagccgaccacaaaaattgcacacaaagTTATTTCCCTTAAagataaagatgaaaaaaaaattctgtttccATCACTGCAGCTTAGTCCAATGTAACACACTTTACACAGTCTTACATAATTGTATATTGAGGTTACAATCACTATTTAAGGGAGTTAAATGACCTCTTTTATCTTTGCTTATTGATACCAGAAATAAATTAATGCTGACCAGTGCTGACAGGCACAAACATGTGTTTTGTTAAAAGGTCATCTCCCTTAGAGGTACTGTCatggaattaatttgaagatgtattaaaatatctgacatatagcagtttaaatatgcatcaaacatgttttgacaaacacacagaaatctgaccaacagtcagtCTCTTTACctgaaacttctgcttgattaagatcagagcagctctgattcaAGAACAGGaaacataacaggaaataacaggacattaaaccttagttacacagaaacattGATGCACGAACctgcaagataaaaaaaaagctcagtgttgttctgacttttggatCATTGGTTTTTGATACTTACCAAATAAATCCTGCACAAGGCTGCTattcgaatctacctggtcgtcagTTGCTttcctttaaagattttctacaacagtaCAAGTGAAGCCTCCATATGAGGAAATAAACAATCTTGAAGGCTAATAAATACTTCCCAAGaccagagaaatgtgttctctctcggagggctgcaagaacagaatgacaTCATTGTGTTCCTCCAAGAGAGAGcatatttctctgttcttgaaaCATCACCTGGGCAGAACTTTTCTCTGGTGTGGTGTCCGACaactattgtgtgattggtcagaaattttaATTCGAcatgtgctgcagtgggagggtcCTATGAGGAGTTCTAAGAAGTTCTGCAATTGAGTTTCTcttgaagtatgaaatgtcctggccagaactaACTCTGTTCTTGTTTTCCAAGAACCtcaagtaaaaagaaaacatttttctgttttggaaaatacatatttaaatgcagtttCCAAACCCTGCTtcctttgttattttaattattattcatgtAAGTTTATCCTGCAATTCCCCTAAATCAAAAATAGTGAAACGATTTCTCTCTTTATCTTTATTTCTCAAGGAGAGCTATGGATAATCCATTTGAAGATGAACAAATCAAAGATATTAGAGCAATTATGGCATCTGAAGGACCTGCCGCAGCGGCTGCAAAGATCCAGGAGTGTTTGGATGAGCAGAATAATATTCCACTAAATATCGGCATCACAGGAGAGTCTGGTTCTGGTAAATCCACCTTTGTTAATGCCTTTAGAGGCGTAGACAACAGAGATGATGGAGCTGCTCCCACTGGCTGTGTAGAAACCACCATGGAGGCTACATCATACCCCCATCCTAACTATCCCAACGTCATACTGTGGGATCTTCCTGGTATTGGCACCACCAACTTTCCAGCAGACGAATACCTGCAGCATGTTGGATTTGAAAGgtttgacttcttcatcatcatctcagcTGATCGCTTCAGAGAAAATGATGTGAAGCTCGCTCTGGAGATTCAGAAGATGAAGAAAAAGTTCTACTTTGTTCGCTCCAAGATCGACCATAATTTACATGATGCAGAAAGAAGTCAGAGGGAGTTCAACGCAGAAAGAACTCTTCAAGAGATCAGGGACAACTGCATTCAAGGTAAGTTTAAGGTTACAGGGAGAAATCATAAATTCCTGAAACATTAAGGCACATGTAGCATCCCCAGGAAGAAGATGGTCTGGCTCCTTTACTGATGTTTCATGAATTTATAAAATTCCAATCCACACCGTAAGAGCTGGaacatacaataaatattaattcaatGTACCTATACCTAACAATAATATCcttaccaaaacaaacaaaacaaacaataaatcagCTCCAAACAGCCCGCCTTCAGCATTTACCTCCATCATATTAACATAacatgcaaacaaaatcacCCCAAAACCGTACATCAagccatataaaaaataagatatcATCTACTTACAAcgaaaataataaacaacaaaagaaactgCACATTCATACCTTGATGTCGCTCTCTCACTGAGGTGCTAACTTTCAGGCAGGTACAATATGGACATCATTTTCCTTATAAAAGTTTTAAAGATGGACAACGTTTTCTTCCAACTCACGGAGCTAGCAGACTGCCTGGCTGCGGTGCACGCTGGCTCACTTCCGCATTttctcatttcaaaataaaagtacaatttaaaataaagtcgcttctgcgtttttttttttttttatatgtcaaACGGGAAAATATATGTTGCAATAAACTAAACATGTATAAATGTGTGCAGTTCTCACAAATGCAAAATTAACAAATTATAGAGAAACACACTGCTCTTTACAGCACATATAAAAGATACTGCTTCATTTTAAAGGGCCAAGAGCCAGAAGTTTACACATGGGCAGCACAGGTTGAGATGAAGGGCAGGAGAGGGTTGCAGGGAAATGCATTTTGACATAAGAAAGCTAAAGagttgttttctcattttattttgatttcatCATCTGATATAAACTCCTCTGTTCTCTTTGACACTCAGGTCTTGTAAAACAAGGTGTTGAGTCTCCACAAGTCTTCCTGGTGTCCAGCTTTGATCTCCACCTCCATGACTTCCCTCTTCTACAGCAGACCCTAGAGAGAGAACTTCCTGCACATAAGAGGGATGTTCTGCTGTTGGCCATGCCCAACATCAGCCTGGAGGTCATCAGCAAGAAGAAAGAGGCtttacaagataaaataaagtacTTAGCCTCTGCATCTGCACTTGCAGCAACTGTACCAGTCCCTGGGCTCTCTTGTGCTGCTGATTTGACCATGCTGGCTACTGCCATTGCAGGGTACCAAGTTTCTTTTGGTCTTAATACTGAGTCACTGCAGAATCTTGCTTGTCGTACAAAAGTGCCTTTGGCGGATCTCAGAGCAGTGATGACGTCACCACtaagtgcaaaaaaaataaccGTAGACTTGATTTTTAAGgtgctgtgtttttctgtggctGATCTTGCTATAATGGCAGCAGAGGAAGGGTTCAGATTTGTTCCATTCATTGGAATCCCAATAGCATCGGCCCTCTCTTCTGCCTTCACCTACAAAGCTCTCAGTACTTCCCTTGACATGCTTGCTGAGGACGCACAGAATGTGTTTACAAAGGCTCTGGGTTTGAACACAGCAGTGTGATGTCATATGTTAAATGACAATGTGTCACTTTAAATTTCTTGGATAGCATGTAAATGAGCTTCTGGATGATTTCTGACTACATTGTAATATTACAGTAGTTAACGTTACTGCATTCACATCAAAGTTTTATAATCTAGTTATACATTTCACCAAACACTTTGAGCAGATCTGGAAATGTGATGATGAGTGTctaaataatgatttttgtcTGAATTAAATAAAGGCTTTTGGgtgatcaaataaaaatgtaaatgaaatgaGCTGAAGTTTGTGATTTTGTCATTGCTTGTAATCTTATTGTCCTCGGTGAGTTCTTCATGTCTCATCCCTGTCCCTTCCCTACCATCTAGTGGACATATGCTGCCATTACATTGTTATAATGAGAGCCTCATGAGcaagaaaaacagcagacaaaGTGCTCAGGCAAGGTCCCTGAAGAGTAGTGAACCAGGAGGTGGTCTTTAGTGAGAAGCAgaaattaaaagagaaaaaaacacaagggCACCTCCTCTGGTAACAAAAGGTCAGTAAGTCAGTAAGATGTGTCAGTTCAGTCCTATCCATTGTTGAAGAAGGAAAGAATCCCAAtagatatttaataaatattcaaGTGTACGTACATTTTCAAAAGACACATTTAGCAGTGTTCCACATCTAGTTCATCATTTTATTACTATCATGGCATCACAGTTCATGACTCTGACCGACTCTGAACTTAAACAAATGTTCCTCCATTCTCTGCACTTTGGGGATGAAAAGCTGCAGTGTTTGCCCTaggtttatttattctattcaaTCTTGATATAGAATGTTCATTGTTATCCAACTGTGACAGTTTTAATAGCTGTTAAAAACATAACTCTTTAACTTAGCCTTTTTCTAGCAGCACTTCTAATAATATTCCTTACTTCACATGGAGTCCTATATGCAGTTTTTAAGAGACCTTTtatgcttttaaatgtctttttttgattagtGAATCTTTTAAAATGATTGCTAGACTCGGCCCCTTATCTTTacctctattttatttgtttcctgttttaacttttttaatgaGAGCActtcaaactgcatgttttgtACGAAATGTTCCTGAATACAACTGTATACAATTATTATCACTAGTAATCTAACATTTAGTCAGCTGGAGAAAGTTTCCTCCAAAATAAAATAGGCAAAACTATTTGGTAGCATATAAACATAACTCCTGTGTGACCACACCAGAATATGTtttccatcttttctttttctttcactctctctttaGTTAACATACCATTCTAATGTTGATGTTAATCACTAGATTATTAAACATCGTTGGCTGCAGTTAATTTTAGTTAAATTGTGCTTTTTATGGGAATTTGTAGAATATAttatagaataaaaacaactgCTCCGTctcttgtgtctgtgtttttgtacagattTTCTCACCCAAGCCAGTCCTGCTGGATTTGTTTAgtactacagaaaaaaaaagagggacaCGGACACACAAATGGTTAATAAACATAACGCAGATGCTCTAAAAGCTCAG from the Centropristis striata isolate RG_2023a ecotype Rhode Island chromosome 16, C.striata_1.0, whole genome shotgun sequence genome contains:
- the LOC131988179 gene encoding interferon-inducible GTPase 5-like, which codes for MDNPFEDEQIKDIRAIMASEGPAAAAAKIQECLDEQNNIPLNIGITGESGSGKSTFVNAFRGVDNRDDGAAPTGCVETTMEATSYPHPNYPNVILWDLPGIGTTNFPADEYLQHVGFERFDFFIIISADRFRENDVKLALEIQKMKKKFYFVRSKIDHNLHDAERSQREFNAERTLQEIRDNCIQGLVKQGVESPQVFLVSSFDLHLHDFPLLQQTLERELPAHKRDVLLLAMPNISLEVISKKKEALQDKIKYLASASALAATVPVPGLSCAADLTMLATAIAGYQVSFGLNTESLQNLACRTKVPLADLRAVMTSPLSAKKITVDLIFKVLCFSVADLAIMAAEEGFRFVPFIGIPIASALSSAFTYKALSTSLDMLAEDAQNVFTKALGLNTAV